A window from Festucalex cinctus isolate MCC-2025b chromosome 4, RoL_Fcin_1.0, whole genome shotgun sequence encodes these proteins:
- the LOC144017103 gene encoding protein KASH5-like, with product MSDSNNVWEFPDSGMRDGQEDSSDTNEFSEYELLDIMYNACNTSSTGEVMASTILQYLQKVTSQSQQQGRLASLQQLLDPECQDPIVSREMFHLTMREWIAQCNQDSADVDSGEDASYLDASVLPVNCLEFSTTPRKSAPTDSQQQCDCDGKDLSATVSELKQAHRKLSEQNSSLLRTVAQCEDVNLQLTLEITELRAKLAR from the exons ATGTCTGACAGCAATAATG TGTGGGAGTTTCCTGACAGTGGGATGAGGGACGGACAAGAGGACTCAAGCGACACGAATGAATTCTCTGAATATGAACTCCTTGACATCATGTACAATGCATGTAACACTTCCAGCACAG GAGAGGTGATGGCATCAACCATCTTACAGTACCTGCAGAAGGTGACGTCCCAGAGTCAGCAGCAGGGCCGCCTGGCATCCTTGCAGCAGCTGCTGGACCCTGAGTGTCAGGACCCCATTGTGAGCAGAGAAATGTTCCACTTGACTATGAGGGAGTGGATCGCCCAGTGCAATCAGGACAG TGCTGACGTGGACAGTGGTGAAGATGCATCTTATCTAGATGCTTCCGTTCTGCCTGTAAATT GTCTGGAATTTTCTACTACTCCAAGAAAGTCTGCTCCCACTGACAGTCAACAACAGTGTGACTG CGATGGAAAAGATCTGTCGGCAACTGTGTCCGAACTGAAGCAAGCTCACCGCAAGCTGAGCGAGCAGAACAGTAGCCTGCTGAGGACGGTAGCTCAGTGTGAAGATGTCAACCTGCAG
- the ctr9 gene encoding RNA polymerase-associated protein CTR9 homolog, producing the protein MSRGSIEIPLRDTDEVIELDFDQLPEGDEVISILKQEHTQLHIWIALALEYYKQGKTEDFVKLLEAARIDGNLDYSDHEKDQMTCLDTLAAYYVQQARKEKNKDAKKELITQATLLYTMADKIIMYDQNHLLGRACFCLLEGDKMDQADAQFQFVLNQSTNNIPALLGKACISFNKKDYRGALAYYKKALRTNPGCPAEVRLGMGHCFVKLNKLEKARLAFGRALELNPKCVGALVGLAVLELNNKEADSIKNGVQLLSRAYTIDPSNPMVLNHLANHFFFKKDYSKVQHLALHAFHNTEVEAMQAESCYQLARSFHVQEDYDQAFQYYYQATQFASTTFVLPFFGLGQMYVYRRDKENAAQCFEKVLKAYPNNYETIKILGSLYATSDDQEKRDIAKGHLKKVTEQYPDDVEAWIELAQILEQTDIQGALSAYGTATRILQEKVQADVPPEILNNLGALHFRLGNLEEAKKYFLASLDRAKAEGEHDEHYYNAISVTTSYNLARLYEAMCEFHEAEKLYKNILREHPNYVDCYLRLGAMARDKGNFYEASDWFKEALQINQDHPDAWSLIGNLHLAKQEWGPGQKKFERILKQPSTQNDTYSMLALGNVWLQTLHQPTRDREKEKRHQDRALAIYKQVLRNDSKNLYAANGIGAVLAHKGYFREARDVFAQVREATADISDVWLNLAHIYVEQKQYISAVQMYENCLKKFYKHQNTEVLLYLARALFKCGKLQECKQMLLKARHVAPNDTVLMFNVALVLQRLATLVLKDEKSNLKAVLSSVKELELAHRYFSYLSKAGDKMRFDLAHAASEARQCSDLLSQAQYHVARARKQDEEEKELRAKQEQERDLLRQQLMKEQEEKKSREAEEQKKLLEQRALYVEKTKNLLTFAEGISKEKRKGGGGRRKKGGDMDDFVNDDSDEDLPVKKKKRKAASGSEQDEGEDGEKKARRKRKKAPREDHSDDEEGAQSKKQRKTKERKRIEKFQPERPPPSLKGKIKSKAIISSSESSDEDGLKIAEDRNQKDSGSGSDDDDHRKRIVSESDSDAGRNRSGSEAGSPQWRNRSGSEAGSPQRSVGSPQRSAGSDDDDSGSDRPVKEREMQRQSESDQSDNESKRSGSDDESRAASPVAASERESEPRSDNEGTPRRSDNASEPEGSNNDDDSD; encoded by the exons ATGTCTCGAGGGTCTATCGAGATCCCTCTGCGGGACACAGATGAG GTCATTGAGCTTGATTTTGACCAACTGCCTGAAGGTGACGAGGTCATCAGTATCTTGAAGCAAGAGCACACACAGCTGCACATATGGATTGCCTTGGCG CTGGAGTACTACAAGCAGGGCAAAACAGAGGACTTTGTCAAGCTCCTTGAGGCGGCGCGTATCGACGGGAACCTGGACTACAGCGACCATGAGAAGGATCAGATGACATGTCTGGACACTCTTGCAGCTTACTACGTGCAGCAGGCtcgcaaagaaaaaaacaaagatgccaAGAAAGAGCTCATCACACAGGCCACGCTGTTGTACACAATGGCAGACAAGATCATTATGTACGATCAG AACCATTTGCTGGGAAGAGCTTGTTTTTGCTTGCTGGAAGGAGACAAGATGGACCAGGCCGATGCTCAGTTCCAATTTGTCCTCAACCAGTCCACCAACAACATCCCTGCTTTACTTG GTAAGGCGTGCATCTCTTTCAATAAAAAGGATTACAGAGGCGCACTGGCGTACTACAAAAAGGCTCTGCGCACAAACCCTGGCTGTCCAG CTGAAGTAAGGCTGGGCATGGGCCACTGCTTCGTCAAGCTCAACAAATTGGAGAAAGCTCGCCTGGCTTTCGGCCGTGCACTGGAGCTCAACCCCAAATGCGTTGGAGCCCTCGTCGGCCTTGCTGTTCTGGAGCTCAACAACAAGGAGGCCGACTCCATCAAGAACGGCGTGCAGCTCCTGTCGCGCGCATACACCATCGACCCCAGCAACCCCATGGTTCTCAACCACCTGGCCAACCACTTCTTCTTCAAAAAG GATTACAGCAAAGTGCAGCATCTGGCCCTGCATGCTTTCCACAACACTGAAGTGGAGGCCATGCAGGCGGAGAGCTGCTACCAGTTGGCACGATCTTTTCATGTGCAG GAGGATTATGACCAAGCCTTTCAGTATTACTACCAGGCCACGCAATTTGCCTCCACCACATTCGTGTTGCCCTTCTTTGGTCTGGGACAAATGTACGTTTATCGAAGAGACAAGGAGAATGCGGCCCAGTGCTTCGAAAAGGTTTTAAAGGCCTACCCCAACAACTACGAGACCATCAAAATTCTTGGCTCTCTCTACGCAACGTCTGATGACCAGGAAAAGCGAGACATTGCCAAG GGTCATCTGAAGAAAGTAACCGAGCAGTACCCCGACGACGTGGAAGCCTGGATCGAGCTGGCTCAGATCCTGGAGCAGACCGACATCCAAGGCGCGCTCTCTGCGTACGGCACAGCCACCCGCATCCTGCAAGAGAAAGTGCAGGCAGACGTTCCCCCGGAGATCCTCAACAACCTCGGCGCGCTTCACTTCCGACTGGGAAACCTGGAAGAGGCCAAG AAATACTTCCTGGCCTCTCTGGATCGGGCCAAAGCCGAGGGCGAGCATGACGAGCACTACTACAACGCCATTTCTGTCACTACCTCATACAATCTGGCGCGTCTGTACGAGGCCATGTGCGAATTCCACGAGGCAGAGAAGCTCTACAAGAACATTTTGAGGGAGCATCCCAACTATGTGGACT GCTATCTGCGACTTGGTGCGATGGCACGTGACAAAGGCAATTTCTACGAGGCTTCGGATTGGTTCAAAGAGGCCCTGCAGATTAATCAG GATCACCCAGATGCCTGGTCCCTCATAGGAAACCTTCACTTGGCTAAACAGGAGTGGGGGCCGGGTCAAAAGAAGTTTGAGCGTATTCTGAAGCAGCCATCCACGCAGAACGACACCTACTCCATGTTGGCGCTGGGCAACGTGTGGCTGCAGACCCTCCATCAGCCCACCAGAGACCGGGAAAAG GAAAAGAGACACCAAGATCGTGCGTTGGCCATTTACAAACAGGTCCTGCGAAATGACTCCAAGAATCTTTATGCGGCCAATGGGATCG GTGCCGTACTGGCCCATAAAGGCTACTTCAGAGAGGCCCGGGACGTGTTTGCACAGGTGAGAGAGGCAACGGCCGACATCAGCGACGTGTGGTTGAATCTGGCTCACATCTACGTGGAGCAGAAGCAGTACATCAGCGCTGTGCAAATG TATGAGAACTGTCTCAAGAAGTTTTACAAACACCAGAACACGGAGGTGTTGCTCTACTTGGCACGAGCACTCTTTAAATGTGGCAAACTCCAGGAGTGCAAGCAGATGCTGCTCAAG GCCCGCCATGTGGCACCCAACGACACAGTCCTCATGTTCAACGTGGCCCTGGTGCTTCAGCGGCTCGCCACGTTGGTCCTCAAGGACGAGAAGAGTAACCTGAAGGCTGTGCTGAGCTCCGTCAAAGAGCTGGAACTCGCTCATAG GTATTTCAGTTACCTAAGCAAAGCTGGAGACAAGATGAGATTTGACCTTGCACACGCAGCTTCTGAAGCCAG GCAGTGCTCCGACTTGCTGAGTCAGGCTCAGTACCATGTGGCACGCGCCAGAAAGCAGGACGAGGAGGAGAAGGAACTTCGGGCCAAACAAGAGCAAGAGCGCGACCTGCTGCGCCAACAGTTGATGAAGGAGCAA gaggagaagaagagccGAGAGGCTGAGGAGCAGAAGAAGCTGCTGGAGCAGAGAGCTCTCTACGTGGAGAAGACCAAAAACCTCCTCACCTTCGCCGAGGGCATCTCCAAGGAGAAGAGGAAGGGAGGTGGAGGACGT CGCAAGAAGGGCGGCGACATGGACGATTTTGTCAACGACGACTCTGACGAAGATCTGcccgtgaagaagaagaagagaaaggcCGCCAGCGGGAGTGAGCAGGACGAGGGCGAGGATGGAGAGAAGAAGGCCCGTCGGAAGAGGAAGAA AGCTCCGAGAGAAGATCACAGCGATGATGAGGAAGGAGCGCAATCCAAGAAGCAGCGTAAAACCAAAGAGCGGAAGAGGATCGAAAAG TTTCAGCCTGAGCGTCCTCCGCCTTCTCTCAAAGGAAAGATCAAGTCGAAGGCAATCATCTCGTCCTCCGAGTCGTCAGATGAGGATGGCTTGAAAATAGCGGAGGACAG GAACCAGAAAGACAGCGGTTCCGGATCCGACGACGACGACCACAGAAAGCGCATCGTATCGGAAAGCGACTCTGACGCCGGTAGGAACCGTTCCGGCAGTGAGGCGGGCAGCCCACAGTGGAGGAACCGCTCAGGCAGCGAGGCGGGCAGCCCTCAGCGATCCGTGGGCAGCCCCCAGCGCTCGGCGGGCTCCGACGACGACGACTCCGGCAGCGACCGTCCGGTGAAGGAGAGGGAGATGCAGCGGCAGTCCGAGTCGGACCAGTCGGACAACGAGAGCAAGAGGTCGGGATCGGACGACGAGTCCCGGGCCGCTTCGCCCGTCGCGGCATCTGAGCGAGAATCGGAACCGCGGTCGGACAACGAGGGCACCCCTCGCCGCTCTGACAACGCGTCAGAACCCGAGGGCTCCAACAATGATGATGACAGTGATTAA